A DNA window from Pleuronectes platessa chromosome 19, fPlePla1.1, whole genome shotgun sequence contains the following coding sequences:
- the lman2la gene encoding lectin, mannose-binding 2-like a, which produces MAAACSRNHHRESRHSALGLFSAGNNMSCKSLWTLALLALTLSRCVADDDHEMEEFLKREYSLSKPYQGVGSLGSSHWELMGDAMVTTEQVRLTPDMQSRQGAVWGRMPCHLKDWEMQVHFKIHGKGKKNLNGDGLAIWYTKERTQKGPVFGNMDNFTGLGVFVDTYPNEEKQLEAQKKRYSPRTQRIFPFVLAMVGNGSISYDHERDGRPTELGGCNAMVRNLKHDTFLFIRYVRRRLTVMIDIDGQHEWRDCLDIPGVRLPEGYYFGATAVTGDLSDNHDIISLKLYQLTVLRSKKEEQEEEEDQITIPSVDNMDLLRLELVEERMSGVAIFFTVLFSMLGFIFLIVIGLVVYSHWNESRRKRFY; this is translated from the exons ATGGCCGCCGCCTGCAGCAGGAATCATCACAGGGAGTCTCGGCATTCAGCGCTCGGTCTCTTCTCCGCAGGGAACAACATGTCGTGTAAATCGCTCTGGACTCTGGCTCTTCTCGCTCTGACACTGAGCCGGTGTGTTGCTGACGATGACCACGAAATGGAGGAGTTCCTGAAGCGGGAGTATTCCCTCTCCAAGCCGTACCAAG GTGTGGGATCCCTGGGCTCCTCCCACTGGGAGCTGATGGGGGACGCCATGGTCACCACCGAGCAGGTGCGCCTCACACCTGACATGCAGAGCAGACAGGGGGCGGTGTGGGGCCGCATG CCTTGCCACCTGAAGGACTGGGAGATGCAGGTTCACTTTAAGATTCACGGGAAAGGAAAGAAGAACCTGAACGGTGACGGGCTGGCCATTTGGTACACGAAGGAACGCACGCAGAAAG GTCCTGTGTTTGGAAATATGGACAACTTCACTGGCCTGGGTGTGTTTGTGGACACGTATCCCAACGAGGAGAAGCAGCTTGAG GCACAGAAGAAGAGATACAGTCCTCGCACACAG AGGATCTTCCCCTTCGTTCTGGCCATGGTGGGGAACGGCAGCATCAGCTACGACCACGAGCGGGACGGTCGGCCCACCGAGCTGGGCGGCTGTAACGCCATGGTGCGCAACCTCAAACACGacaccttcctcttcatcagatacgtgcgccgcaggctgaCG GTGATGATAGATATCGACGGGCAGCACGAGTGGAGGGACTGCCTAGACATCCCCGGGGTGCGGCTGCCAGAAGGATATTACTTTGGAGCGACCGCCGTCACCGGAGACCTCTCAG ACAACCATGATATCATTTCCCTGAAGCTCTACCAGCTGACTGTGTTGAGGAGTAAAAAggaagagcaagaggaagaggaagaccaaATAACCATACCCAGTGTTGATAACATGGACCTGCTCAGAT TGGAACTGGTTGAAGAGAGGATGAGTGGGGTCGCCATTTTCTTCACAGTGCTCTTCTCCATGCTGGGCTTTATCTTCCTCATCGTCATCGGCCTGGTGGTGTACAGCCACTGGAACGAGAGCCGCCGCAAGCGGTTCTACTGA
- the wbp1 gene encoding WW domain-binding protein 1 isoform X1, which translates to MPPKALGSLVALLCTGACLVQGFTTVSKGLDTSWAENAKEFCSGVNNEKYRCEMGYCCGETECCTYYYELWWFWLVWTLIIMLSCCCAYRHRRVKMRLQQEQRQREISLMAYQGASSSFISPPPLNLRFWNDCKLPDYEEVVGHPPTPPPPYSENPPETVPALPPQLCQPDAAAVPQPPTHAEPNCEAASSSLEQEAVSVPIQAQCQEEENAAASLVAAEEDEELITRRRHVTGDSGIEVCVCQLDVDEGSGLEEESDEEHRMCKVTGGDCCSGRHQQTFRQKEHSPELPSQTASTSAGDHMV; encoded by the exons ATGCCGCCGAAAGCACTGGGATCCCTTGTAGCTCTGCTTTGTACCGGGGCCTGTCTGGTGCAG GGTTTCACTACAGTATCGAAGGGCCTTGACACCTCCTGGGCTGAAAAT GCAAAGGAGTTCTGTTCTGGGGTCAACAATGAAAAGTATCGCTGTGAGATGGGGTACTGCTGTGGAGAGACTGAATGCTGCACCTACTACTATGAGCTCTGGT GGTTCTGGTTAGTGTGGACCTTGATCATCATGCTGAGTTGCTGCTGTGCTTACCGACACCGGAGGGTCAAGATGCGCCTGCAGCAGGAGCAACGTCAACGTGAGATCAGCCTCATGGCCTACCAAGGAGCCTCCAGCTCATTCATCTCCCCTCCACCACTTAATCTAA GGTTTTGGAACGACTGCAAACTTCCGGACTATGAGGAGGTGGTGGGCCATCCCCCAACGCCGCCCCCCCCTTACTCTGAAAACCCCCCTGAGACCGTTCCAGCACTCCCTCCACAACTATGCCAGCCAGACGCTGCCGCAGTGCCACAACCCCCGACCCACGCAGAACCGAATTGCGAGGCGGCGAGCTCGTCGTTAGAACAGGAAGCTGTGTCGGTGCCAATCCAGGCACAgtgtcaggaggaggagaacgcaGCGGCTTCTCTGGTGGCcgcagaggaggacgaggagctcATCACTCGGCGTCGGCATGTGACCGGCGACTCAGGGATTGAAGTGTGCGTTTGCCAGCTAGACGTAGACGAGGGCTCAGGGCTTGAGGAGGAGAGCGACGAAGAGCACCGGATGTGCAAGGTCACCGGTGGGGACTGCTGCTCTGGGCGTCATCAGCAAACCTTCAGACAGAAGGAGCACAGCCCTGAGCTGCCCAGCCAGACCGCCAGCACCAGCGCTGGAGACCACATGGTGTGA
- the wbp1 gene encoding WW domain-binding protein 1 isoform X2 codes for MPPKALGSLVALLCTGACLVQAKEFCSGVNNEKYRCEMGYCCGETECCTYYYELWWFWLVWTLIIMLSCCCAYRHRRVKMRLQQEQRQREISLMAYQGASSSFISPPPLNLRFWNDCKLPDYEEVVGHPPTPPPPYSENPPETVPALPPQLCQPDAAAVPQPPTHAEPNCEAASSSLEQEAVSVPIQAQCQEEENAAASLVAAEEDEELITRRRHVTGDSGIEVCVCQLDVDEGSGLEEESDEEHRMCKVTGGDCCSGRHQQTFRQKEHSPELPSQTASTSAGDHMV; via the exons ATGCCGCCGAAAGCACTGGGATCCCTTGTAGCTCTGCTTTGTACCGGGGCCTGTCTGGTGCAG GCAAAGGAGTTCTGTTCTGGGGTCAACAATGAAAAGTATCGCTGTGAGATGGGGTACTGCTGTGGAGAGACTGAATGCTGCACCTACTACTATGAGCTCTGGT GGTTCTGGTTAGTGTGGACCTTGATCATCATGCTGAGTTGCTGCTGTGCTTACCGACACCGGAGGGTCAAGATGCGCCTGCAGCAGGAGCAACGTCAACGTGAGATCAGCCTCATGGCCTACCAAGGAGCCTCCAGCTCATTCATCTCCCCTCCACCACTTAATCTAA GGTTTTGGAACGACTGCAAACTTCCGGACTATGAGGAGGTGGTGGGCCATCCCCCAACGCCGCCCCCCCCTTACTCTGAAAACCCCCCTGAGACCGTTCCAGCACTCCCTCCACAACTATGCCAGCCAGACGCTGCCGCAGTGCCACAACCCCCGACCCACGCAGAACCGAATTGCGAGGCGGCGAGCTCGTCGTTAGAACAGGAAGCTGTGTCGGTGCCAATCCAGGCACAgtgtcaggaggaggagaacgcaGCGGCTTCTCTGGTGGCcgcagaggaggacgaggagctcATCACTCGGCGTCGGCATGTGACCGGCGACTCAGGGATTGAAGTGTGCGTTTGCCAGCTAGACGTAGACGAGGGCTCAGGGCTTGAGGAGGAGAGCGACGAAGAGCACCGGATGTGCAAGGTCACCGGTGGGGACTGCTGCTCTGGGCGTCATCAGCAAACCTTCAGACAGAAGGAGCACAGCCCTGAGCTGCCCAGCCAGACCGCCAGCACCAGCGCTGGAGACCACATGGTGTGA
- the mtfp1 gene encoding mitochondrial fission process protein 1, whose protein sequence is MDPAEEKTSKAVDIYRDTWVRFLGYANEVGEAFRALVPVSVVRGTYAVATVYVTADAVDKGKKAALAHGENPGKTTRIAAAVVDTFVWQALASVIIPGFTINRVCATSLYVLGRTTKLPLSVRKWTTTAIGLSTIPFIITPIDRSVDFLLDASLRKVYNAGEKHE, encoded by the exons ATGGATCCCGCAGAAGAAAAGACGAGCAAAGCGGTCGATATCTACCGCGACACATGGGTCCGCTTCCTCG GTTATGCCAATGAGGTTGGGGAGGCCTTTCGGGCCCTGGTGCCAGTGAGTGTGGTGCGGGGCACCTATGCTGTGGCCACTGTGTACGTTACTGCTGATGCTGTGGACAAAGGGAAGAAAGCAGCTCTG GCCCACGGGGAGAACCCAGGGAAGACGACACGGATAGCCGCAGCGGTGGTGGACACGTTTGTGTGGCAGGCCCTCGCCTCTGTGATCATCCCGGGCTTCACCATTAACCGCGTGTGTGCCACGTCGCTCTACGTGCTGGGCAGAACCACCAAGTTGCCTCTGTCAGTCCGCAAGTGGACCACCACAGCTATCGGCCTCTCCACCATCCCCTTCATCATCACTCCCATAGACAG GTCAGTGGATTTCCTGCTGGATGCCAGCCTCCGGAAAGTCTACAATGCGGGAGAGAAACACGAATGA